One Lactobacillus sp. CBA3606 DNA segment encodes these proteins:
- a CDS encoding aldose 1-epimerase family protein has translation MKKINLTHAMFGQSEKVLYQDDDFKATTFTYPSSVEGLRIDNSRGHLVVLPFMGLIIWDAIFDGISLKMKDMFSQPLPGKGIADTYGCFQFTSGLLGNGTPALEDNYQLHGEFPTSKMDHAYLTLGEGTLTVHADFEYVKGFGNHYLSEPSVMMRKDAGLFDINLSVTNLSKYQSMPLQYMCHMNYAYAENGRIEQNLPDEAFELRQTVPSHVHPTPEWLAYNDELKASGQLINQLDDPQHYDPEIVFFSKNLTEFTDVAEFRLHLNDQHNFLTKFKTSQFPIATRWILYNADQQVAAFALPGTSTPEGKHAAEKAGTLIQLKPMEQRHFSVTTGLEN, from the coding sequence ATGAAAAAAATTAATTTAACCCATGCTATGTTTGGGCAAAGTGAAAAAGTTTTGTATCAAGATGATGATTTTAAGGCCACTACTTTCACGTATCCTTCCAGTGTTGAAGGGTTACGAATTGATAATAGTCGCGGTCACTTGGTCGTATTACCTTTTATGGGATTAATTATTTGGGATGCTATTTTTGATGGTATTTCATTAAAGATGAAGGATATGTTTTCACAACCATTACCTGGAAAAGGGATTGCAGATACTTATGGGTGCTTCCAATTTACATCAGGGTTGTTAGGCAATGGGACGCCAGCGCTAGAAGATAATTATCAGTTACACGGTGAATTTCCAACTAGTAAAATGGATCATGCGTATCTAACATTAGGTGAGGGAACTTTGACTGTACATGCGGATTTTGAATATGTTAAGGGCTTTGGCAATCACTATTTGAGTGAACCGTCAGTAATGATGCGTAAAGATGCTGGTTTGTTTGACATTAACTTAAGTGTGACGAATTTATCTAAATATCAATCAATGCCACTACAGTATATGTGCCATATGAATTACGCCTATGCTGAAAATGGTCGTATTGAACAAAATCTACCAGATGAAGCTTTTGAATTACGACAAACGGTGCCTAGTCATGTGCATCCAACGCCCGAATGGTTAGCGTATAATGATGAACTCAAGGCTAGTGGTCAATTAATTAATCAATTGGATGATCCACAACATTATGATCCAGAAATTGTGTTTTTCTCAAAGAACTTAACTGAATTTACTGATGTTGCCGAATTTAGATTACATTTGAATGACCAACATAATTTTTTAACAAAGTTCAAGACGAGCCAATTTCCAATTGCGACACGTTGGATTTTATATAATGCAGATCAACAAGTTGCTGCATTTGCACTCCCTGGAACGAGTACCCCGGAAGGCAAACATGCCGCTGAAAAAGCAGGTACTTTAATTCAACTTAAGCCAATGGAACAACGACATTTCAGTGTAACAACCGGTCTAGAAAACTAA
- the fucP gene encoding L-fucose:H+ symporter permease translates to MEKPIIGSKKSQRRFGLIKLHAKELDDGYLDRTPIFQFMLLSLLIPLWAAAASLNNILITQFRTIFTLSNAASAFVNSAFYLGYFILAIPASRIIKKTSYKFAILMGLTLYTVGCWLFFPASHLATYGVFLIALFAIACGLSFLETSANTFSTLMGPKSASTVRLNISQIFYPIGAVAGILLGKYLVFNDGASLESTMAKMHGAARLAYGQKMLQQTLLPYKYIIVVLIIGMLLFALTQFPSGRPHATKGTKQVADAKIGETLSYLMHNKEFMKGIGTEFIYMGMQTAVWSFTITLAMSFSKTITERDASTFMVYSYIAFFLGKIIATSLMKKFQSSQVLMGFAIVGVLALVYVMLVPNISAIYFAILASGLFGPGWPTIYSQTLNTVKDKRYTETAGAIVVMSIIGGAVSPLIQGAVADMTGSISLSFIINVISFAVVGVYAYDYYQKHQRIEN, encoded by the coding sequence ATGGAAAAACCGATTATTGGGTCTAAAAAGTCCCAACGACGTTTCGGTCTGATTAAATTACATGCTAAGGAATTAGACGATGGCTATTTAGATCGAACGCCAATCTTTCAGTTCATGTTGTTGTCGCTATTAATACCACTATGGGCGGCCGCAGCTAGTCTTAACAATATTTTAATCACACAATTTAGAACAATTTTTACGCTTAGTAATGCCGCCAGTGCTTTTGTGAATAGTGCCTTTTATCTGGGTTACTTCATACTTGCAATTCCAGCCAGTCGAATTATTAAAAAGACATCATATAAATTTGCAATTTTAATGGGATTAACTCTTTATACAGTGGGGTGTTGGTTATTCTTTCCGGCGTCACATCTTGCCACTTATGGGGTGTTCTTAATTGCATTATTTGCAATTGCGTGTGGTCTTAGCTTCTTAGAGACTAGTGCTAACACATTTTCGACGTTGATGGGACCTAAATCGGCTTCGACGGTACGATTGAATATTTCGCAAATCTTTTATCCGATTGGCGCAGTCGCTGGGATTCTGTTAGGTAAGTATTTAGTCTTTAACGACGGTGCGAGCTTAGAGTCTACGATGGCAAAAATGCATGGTGCAGCTCGATTGGCTTATGGGCAAAAAATGTTGCAACAAACGTTATTACCATATAAATACATCATTGTGGTTCTGATTATTGGCATGTTACTGTTTGCTTTGACTCAGTTTCCAAGCGGACGCCCACATGCTACAAAGGGCACTAAACAAGTTGCAGATGCCAAAATCGGTGAAACGTTAAGTTACCTTATGCATAACAAAGAATTTATGAAGGGTATTGGAACCGAATTTATTTATATGGGAATGCAAACGGCAGTCTGGTCATTTACGATTACGCTAGCTATGAGCTTTTCAAAAACGATTACTGAACGGGATGCCTCGACCTTTATGGTGTATAGCTATATTGCTTTCTTTTTAGGCAAAATCATTGCAACGAGCCTCATGAAAAAATTTCAATCTTCACAAGTATTAATGGGGTTTGCCATAGTGGGTGTGTTAGCACTGGTATATGTCATGTTAGTGCCAAATATTTCAGCAATTTATTTTGCAATTCTTGCAAGTGGTCTATTTGGTCCCGGTTGGCCAACCATCTATTCTCAAACTTTAAATACTGTTAAAGATAAGCGTTATACCGAAACTGCGGGGGCAATTGTTGTGATGTCAATTATTGGTGGTGCTGTGTCACCGTTAATTCAAGGAGCAGTGGCTGATATGACAGGCTCAATTTCGTTATCATTTATTATTAATGTCATTAGTTTTGCGGTGGTTGGTGTCTATGCTTACGATTACTATCAAAAACATCAACGTATCGAAAATTAA
- the deoC gene encoding deoxyribose-phosphate aldolase: MLLNHYLDHTLLNPEATEAQVDQVTQEALTNHFFSVMVNPYWVHHVHTQLAGSDVKTACVIGFPLGANTTVIKVAESKQAIKDGVDELDMVMNIGEFKSGHDDIVQKDIEAVVEVGHQAGKLVKVIIETALLTDDEISKASDIVAKANADFVKTSTGFSKRGAAVHDIELMKAAVGDRIKVKASGGIHSAEEAQAMIDAGASRLGVSASMKIIGKA; the protein is encoded by the coding sequence ATGTTATTAAATCATTATCTCGACCATACACTATTAAATCCAGAGGCAACCGAAGCACAGGTTGATCAGGTAACCCAAGAAGCATTAACTAATCATTTTTTCTCCGTCATGGTTAATCCATATTGGGTGCATCACGTACATACACAATTGGCAGGATCGGATGTTAAGACTGCTTGTGTCATTGGCTTTCCATTGGGAGCAAACACGACAGTTATTAAAGTTGCCGAAAGTAAACAAGCTATAAAAGATGGTGTTGATGAACTTGATATGGTTATGAATATTGGTGAATTTAAATCTGGTCATGACGATATTGTTCAAAAGGATATTGAGGCGGTAGTTGAAGTTGGTCATCAAGCAGGTAAATTGGTCAAAGTGATTATTGAAACGGCACTTTTAACTGATGATGAAATTAGTAAAGCTAGTGATATCGTGGCGAAGGCAAATGCTGATTTTGTTAAGACGTCAACTGGTTTTTCTAAGCGCGGTGCTGCCGTTCATGATATCGAGTTAATGAAGGCTGCAGTTGGTGATCGCATCAAAGTTAAGGCTTCAGGTGGTATTCATTCTGCGGAAGAAGCGCAAGCAATGATTGACGCAGGGGCTTCACGCTTGGGCGTCAGTGCCAGCATGAAAATTATTGGTAAGGCCTAA
- a CDS encoding sugar-binding transcriptional regulator, whose amino-acid sequence MDNQDKIKNALKVCHLYYEDGLSQGEIAIKLNISRPTISRLLQFARNQGLLKIEIADPLKDLDVLATQLEHQYHLKKVVLIFDATNDLSAINEKIGAAAADYLDSIIKDRDSIGISWGKTLESVANHLHPSKANNVSVVQLKGSVSASEMNNFANDIITKFSTAFHTDAVNLPLPVIFDNAVTKNVVMQDRFINAIVQKGIDTNIALFTSGTVRSDAMLFNLGYLRDTEISRLQAQSVGDVVSRFITSSGQLADNDINDRTVGIPLTALQNKEYSILISGSSRKVASIRGALLGGYANVLITDSQTAAALLG is encoded by the coding sequence ATGGATAATCAGGATAAAATTAAAAACGCTTTAAAAGTTTGTCATTTATATTATGAAGATGGTCTAAGTCAGGGCGAAATTGCCATCAAGTTAAATATTTCTCGACCAACAATTTCACGGTTATTACAATTCGCACGCAATCAAGGCTTGCTTAAAATTGAAATCGCCGATCCCTTGAAGGACCTGGATGTATTGGCTACACAATTAGAACATCAATACCATTTAAAAAAAGTGGTGTTAATTTTTGATGCAACCAATGATTTAAGTGCCATTAATGAAAAAATTGGGGCAGCTGCAGCTGATTATTTAGATAGCATCATTAAGGATCGAGATAGTATCGGTATTAGTTGGGGGAAGACCTTAGAAAGCGTCGCTAACCACTTACACCCTAGTAAGGCTAATAACGTGTCGGTCGTGCAACTAAAGGGCAGTGTTTCGGCCAGTGAAATGAATAATTTTGCTAACGATATCATCACTAAATTTAGTACTGCTTTTCACACGGATGCGGTCAATTTACCTTTACCGGTTATCTTTGATAATGCCGTTACTAAAAACGTTGTGATGCAAGATCGTTTTATCAATGCTATCGTTCAAAAAGGAATTGATACAAATATTGCCTTATTTACTAGTGGTACAGTTCGATCAGATGCCATGCTTTTCAATCTTGGCTATCTGAGAGATACTGAAATTAGTCGCCTACAAGCACAGTCAGTCGGCGATGTTGTCTCACGCTTTATTACATCATCTGGACAACTTGCTGATAATGATATCAATGATCGCACCGTCGGCATCCCTTTAACGGCCTTACAGAATAAAGAATATTCGATTTTAATTTCGGGTTCCAGCCGTAAAGTTGCTTCAATTCGGGGTGCTTTATTGGGCGGTTATGCTAATGTTTTAATTACCGATTCACAAACGGCCGCTGCCTTGTTGGGTTAA